Proteins found in one Panthera tigris isolate Pti1 chromosome B3, P.tigris_Pti1_mat1.1, whole genome shotgun sequence genomic segment:
- the ITPKA gene encoding inositol-trisphosphate 3-kinase A — protein sequence MTLPGGPTSMARPGGAGPCSPGLERAPRRSVGELRLLFEARCAAVAAAAAAGEPRARGAKRRGGQVPNGLPRAPPAPVIPQLTVTAEEPDVPPTSPGPPEPEGGWLPAVGSSHLQQPRRLSTSSLSSTGSSSLPEDSEDDLLSDSESRSRGNVQLEASEDVGQKSHWQKIRTMVNLPVMSPFKRRYAWVQLAGHTGSFKAAGTSGLILKRSSEPERYCLARLMADALRGCVPAFHGVVERDGESYLQLQDLLDGFDGPCVLDCKMGVRTYLEEELTKARERPKLRKDMYKKMLAVDPAAPTEEEHAQRAVTKPRYMQWREGISSSTTLGFRIEGIKKADGSCSTDFKTTRSREQVIRVFQEFVQGDAEVLRRYLNRLQQIRDTLEVSEFFRRHEVIGSSLLFVHDHCHRAGVWLIDFGKTTPLPDGQTLDHRRPWEEGNREDGYLLGLDNLISILASLAER from the exons ATGACCCTGCCCGGGGGCCCGACGAGCATGGCGCGGCCGGGGGGCGCGGGGCCCTGCAGCCCGGGGTTGGAGCGGGCCCCGCGCCGAAGTGTCGGGGAGCTGCGCCTGCTCTTCGAGGCGCGCTGCGCGGCGgtcgctgccgccgccgccgcagggGAGCCCCGGGCCCGCGGGGCCAAAAGGCGTGGGGGACAGGTCCCGAACGGGCTTCCGCGGGCTCCCCCTGCCCCGGTGATCCCGCAGCTGACTGTGACAGCCGAGGAGCCGGACGTACCCCCGACCAGCCCGGGGCCACCGGAGCCGGAGGGTGGCTGGCTCCCGGCCGTGGGCTCCTCACACCTGCAGCAGCCGCGCCGCCTCTCCACCTCGTCGCTCTCCTCTACTGGCTCCTCGTCGCTGCCCGAGGACTCAGAGGACGATCTGCTGAGCGACAGCGAAAGCCGGAGCCGCGGCAACGTGCAGCTGGAAGCCAGCGAGGACGTGGGTCAG AAAAGCCACTGGCAGAAGATCCGGACCATGGTGAATCTGCCCGTCATGAGCCCTTTCAAGAGGCGCTATGCCTGGGTGCAGCTGGCTGGGCACACGG GGAGTTTCAAGGCGGCTGGCACCAGCGGGCTGATACTGAAGCGCAGCTCCGAGCCGGAGCGCTACTGCCTGGCGCGGCTCATGGCGGACGCGCTGCGCGGCTGCGTGCCCGCCTTCCACGGCGTGGTGGAGCGCGACGGCGAGAGCTACTTGCAGTTACAGGACCTGCTCGACGGCTTCGATGGGCCCTGCGTACTTGACTGCAAGATGGGCGTCAG GACTTACCTGGAAGAGGAGCTGACCAAAGCCCGCGAGCGGCCTAAGCTGCGGAAGGACATGTACAAGAAGATGCTGGCGGTAGACCCTGCGGCTCCTACCGAGGAGGAGCACGCGCAGCGCGCGGTCACCAAGCCACGCTACATGCAGTGGCGAGAAGGCATCAGTTCCAGCACCACACTGGGCTTCCGCATCGAAGGCATCAAG AAAGCTGATGGCTCCTGCAGCACCGACTTCAAGACGACGCGAAGCCGGGAGCAGGTGATTCGTGTCTTCCAGGAGTTTGTGCAAGGGGATGCGGAAGTGCTG AGGAGGTATCTGAACCGCCTGCAGCAGATCCGGGACACCCTGGAGGTCTCTGAGTTCTTTAGGAGGCACGAG GTGATCGGCAGTTCGCTGCTCTTCGTGCACGATCACTGCCATCGCGCCGGTGTGTGGCTCATTGACTTCGGCAAGACCACGCCCCTCCCCGACGGCCAGACCCTGGACCACCGGCGGCCCTGGGAGGAGGGCAACCGCGAGGACGGCTATTTGCTGGGGCTGGACAATCTCATTAGCATCCTGGCCAGCCTGGCTGAGAGATGA